In a genomic window of Saccharothrix sp. HUAS TT1:
- a CDS encoding mechanosensitive ion channel family protein: MLATVITFAGSLLVALLAVTLVHRVVRRIGRRSDLFAGLARHAHRPALAVAVLVAVQFSLGVVAHGEWRPVALHVTGIALILAGAWLLASLLVVIEDATLARIRVDVSDNRHARRVHTQITLVRRVTVVVVSVLAAAGVLMTFPGARAAGTSILASAGVIGAIAALAAQSLLGNVFAGVQIAFSDALRLDDVVVVEKQWGRIEDITLTYVVVHLWDDRRLILPTAYFLKSPFENWTRTQSALLGTVELDVDWTVPVEELRQELRHALEQGDLWDGRVCVVQVTDAVGSFVRVRALVSASDAGRLWDLRCVAREHLVDWLRSRHPGALPQVRVRDLPRTAGRAPAQSSNGASDNRVFGESQDGEERVQAFSGPDQSVQPR; encoded by the coding sequence GTGCTCGCAACCGTCATCACGTTCGCCGGATCGCTGCTGGTGGCCCTGCTGGCCGTGACGCTCGTGCACCGGGTGGTCCGCCGCATCGGCCGCCGGTCCGACCTGTTCGCGGGCCTCGCCCGGCACGCGCACCGACCCGCGCTGGCCGTGGCGGTGCTGGTGGCGGTGCAGTTCTCCCTGGGCGTGGTGGCCCACGGCGAGTGGCGGCCCGTCGCGCTGCACGTCACCGGGATAGCGCTCATCCTCGCCGGCGCGTGGCTGCTCGCGTCGCTGCTGGTGGTGATCGAGGACGCCACGCTGGCGCGCATCCGGGTCGACGTGTCCGACAACCGGCACGCGCGCCGCGTGCACACGCAGATCACCCTGGTCCGCCGGGTCACCGTGGTCGTGGTGAGCGTGCTGGCCGCGGCCGGGGTGCTGATGACGTTCCCGGGCGCCCGCGCGGCGGGCACGAGCATCCTGGCGTCCGCCGGTGTGATCGGCGCGATCGCCGCGCTGGCCGCGCAGTCGTTGCTGGGCAACGTGTTCGCGGGCGTGCAGATCGCGTTCAGCGACGCGCTGCGGCTGGACGACGTGGTGGTCGTGGAGAAGCAGTGGGGCCGGATCGAGGACATCACCCTGACCTACGTGGTCGTGCACCTGTGGGACGACCGGCGGCTGATCCTGCCCACCGCGTACTTCCTCAAGTCGCCGTTCGAGAACTGGACGCGGACCCAGTCGGCGCTGCTGGGCACGGTGGAGCTGGACGTCGACTGGACGGTGCCGGTGGAGGAGCTGCGGCAGGAGCTGCGGCACGCCCTGGAGCAGGGCGACCTGTGGGACGGCCGGGTGTGCGTGGTGCAGGTGACCGACGCCGTCGGGTCGTTCGTGCGGGTGCGGGCGCTGGTGAGCGCGTCGGACGCCGGGCGGCTGTGGGACCTGCGGTGCGTGGCCCGGGAGCACCTGGTCGACTGGCTGCGGTCGCGGCACCCCGGCGCGCTGCCGCAGGTGCGGGTGCGCGACCTGCCCCGCACCGCCGGTCGGGCGCCCGCGCAGTCGTCGAACGGGGCGTCGGACAACCGGGTGTTCGGCGAGAGCCAGGACGGCGAGGAGCGGGTGCAGGCGTTCAGCGGCCCCGACCAGTCCGTGCAACCGCGCTGA
- a CDS encoding alpha/beta fold hydrolase, which translates to MFVESEGARLAVFEHGDRSAPTVVLVHGYPDTHRVWDGVVPLLAEEFHVVTYDVRGAGASSAPRGLAAYRLPVLARDLLAVIAAVSPDAPAHVAAHDWGSVQSWEAVTTPGAPIASFTSMSGPCLDHVGHWMRRPRPKQLKQLLHSWYIAAFHLPFVAPLVWRHVVGPRWEKVLRKVEGVSPQVSPTVVRDGVRGMSLYRANFIPRLRSPRERRTDVPVQLVHPLRDKYVTGEINEDVELWASDVRRRVIDAGHWAPVTHARAVALLVADHVTAHSRPA; encoded by the coding sequence GTGTTCGTGGAGTCCGAGGGTGCGCGGCTCGCCGTGTTCGAGCACGGCGACCGGTCCGCGCCGACCGTCGTCCTGGTGCACGGCTACCCGGACACGCACCGGGTGTGGGACGGCGTCGTGCCGTTGCTGGCCGAGGAGTTCCACGTGGTGACGTACGACGTGCGCGGCGCCGGGGCGTCCTCCGCGCCGCGCGGGCTGGCCGCGTACCGGCTGCCGGTGCTGGCGCGCGACCTGCTCGCGGTGATCGCGGCGGTCAGCCCGGACGCGCCCGCGCACGTCGCCGCGCACGACTGGGGCTCGGTGCAGTCGTGGGAGGCGGTGACGACGCCCGGCGCGCCGATCGCGTCGTTCACGTCGATGTCCGGGCCGTGCCTGGACCACGTCGGCCACTGGATGCGCCGGCCGAGGCCCAAGCAGCTCAAGCAGTTGCTGCACTCCTGGTACATCGCCGCGTTCCACCTGCCGTTCGTCGCGCCCCTGGTCTGGCGGCACGTCGTCGGGCCGCGCTGGGAGAAGGTCCTGCGGAAGGTGGAAGGCGTGTCGCCGCAGGTGTCGCCGACCGTCGTGCGGGACGGCGTGCGGGGCATGTCCCTGTACCGGGCCAACTTCATCCCGCGGCTGCGCTCGCCCCGCGAACGGCGGACCGACGTGCCGGTGCAGCTCGTGCACCCGTTGCGGGACAAGTACGTCACGGGCGAGATCAACGAGGACGTGGAGCTGTGGGCGTCGGACGTGCGGCGGCGGGTGATCGACGCCGGGCACTGGGCGCCGGTCACGCACGCCCGCGCGGTCGCGCTGCTCGTCGCCGACCACGTCACCGCGCACAGTCGGCCCGCTTGA
- a CDS encoding TetR/AcrR family transcriptional regulator translates to MTTTRRRYAPRLPPGQRRDQLLDGALDLIADGGFDAVTMEAVARRSGVTKPVVYELYANRAEVVAALLRREAERATGQVLSAIPTTDFGDRSPEEVYTDAVRAFVDAVVASPARWRLALLPPEGTPVEFRRQVESVRAQVLAQVSALAELGLKAWGSTAPDAELLGHTVLALAEMAGRLVITDPERFPPERLVAFVGRVARALPGSGESRTSPVPG, encoded by the coding sequence GTGACGACAACGCGTCGCAGGTACGCCCCGCGCCTGCCACCCGGACAGCGGCGCGACCAGCTGCTGGACGGCGCGCTCGACCTGATCGCCGACGGCGGCTTCGACGCGGTGACGATGGAGGCCGTGGCCAGGCGGTCGGGCGTGACCAAGCCGGTGGTCTACGAGCTGTACGCGAACCGGGCCGAGGTGGTCGCCGCGCTGCTGCGGCGCGAGGCGGAGCGCGCCACCGGACAGGTGCTGTCGGCGATCCCGACCACCGACTTCGGCGACCGCTCGCCGGAGGAGGTCTACACCGACGCGGTGCGCGCGTTCGTCGACGCCGTCGTGGCGTCGCCCGCCCGGTGGCGGCTGGCCCTGCTGCCGCCGGAGGGCACGCCGGTCGAGTTCCGCCGCCAGGTCGAGTCGGTCCGGGCCCAGGTCCTGGCCCAGGTCAGCGCGCTGGCCGAACTCGGGCTGAAGGCGTGGGGCAGCACGGCCCCGGACGCCGAGCTGCTGGGCCACACCGTGCTGGCGCTGGCCGAGATGGCGGGCCGGCTGGTGATCACCGACCCGGAGCGGTTCCCGCCCGAGCGGCTGGTCGCGTTCGTCGGCCGGGTCGCCCGCGCGCTGCCCGGCAGTGGGGAATCTCGCACTTCGCCCGTTCCCGGTTGA
- a CDS encoding sensor histidine kinase: protein MSLRSAFLTAVELLPRPLDPVRSIKLKLGILLVSAMAAGFAFFRWRIGWLAPGTTFGAVAIVLVTSQVLAHGMTRPLREMTAAVRAMRAGDYSRRVRATARDEVGELAGAFNQMAAALGAADQQRRELIANVSHELRTPITALQNVLENVVDGVEQPDAATMRTALAQTERLGRLVAELLDLSRIDAGAHRLDKAEFALEPLLEEVVAEASVAARGVRFTVAVTPVEAVVYADEARLAQVVANLVDNAVRHGPAGGEVRVSASVGAELVLEVSDDGPGIAPQDRERVFERFTRGERAGDGGTGLGLNIARWVVDLHGGTIAVVDGPGCRIRATLPATGPTTT, encoded by the coding sequence GTGAGCCTGCGGTCGGCGTTCCTGACGGCCGTCGAACTGCTGCCGCGCCCGCTGGACCCGGTGCGGTCGATCAAGCTGAAGCTCGGCATCCTGCTGGTGTCGGCGATGGCGGCGGGGTTCGCGTTCTTCCGGTGGCGGATCGGGTGGTTGGCGCCGGGGACGACGTTCGGCGCGGTGGCGATCGTGCTGGTGACGTCGCAGGTGCTGGCGCACGGGATGACCAGGCCGCTGCGGGAGATGACGGCGGCGGTGCGGGCGATGCGCGCCGGCGACTACAGCCGGCGGGTGCGGGCGACGGCGCGGGACGAGGTCGGCGAGCTGGCCGGCGCGTTCAACCAGATGGCCGCCGCCCTGGGCGCGGCGGACCAGCAGCGGCGCGAGCTGATCGCGAACGTGTCGCACGAGCTGCGGACGCCGATCACCGCGTTGCAGAACGTGCTGGAGAACGTGGTGGACGGTGTCGAGCAGCCGGACGCGGCCACCATGCGGACGGCGTTGGCGCAGACCGAGCGGCTGGGCAGGCTGGTGGCCGAGCTGCTGGACCTGTCGCGGATCGACGCCGGCGCGCACCGGCTGGACAAGGCGGAGTTCGCCCTGGAGCCGCTGCTGGAGGAGGTCGTCGCCGAGGCTTCGGTGGCCGCCCGGGGGGTGCGGTTCACCGTCGCCGTGACGCCGGTGGAGGCGGTGGTCTACGCGGACGAGGCGCGGTTGGCCCAGGTCGTGGCGAACCTGGTCGACAACGCGGTCCGGCACGGGCCGGCGGGCGGCGAGGTCCGGGTGTCGGCGAGCGTGGGCGCGGAGCTGGTGCTGGAGGTCTCGGACGACGGGCCGGGCATCGCGCCGCAGGACCGCGAACGGGTCTTCGAGCGCTTCACCAGGGGCGAGCGGGCCGGCGACGGGGGCACCGGCCTGGGCCTCAACATCGCCCGCTGGGTGGTCGACCTGCACGGCGGCACCATCGCCGTGGTGGACGGACCGGGCTGCCGCATCCGCGCCACCCTGCCGGCCACCGGGCCGACGACGACCTAG
- a CDS encoding DUF4153 domain-containing protein: MTPNRVLLTGAVAGTGAAVLLPLDEPGLGWALTAVLVFALLRKVKPGWAALSAALFGVGAFVAADWLFTLCAIAGCAAGSLAVVGGRTARGLALGAVAVPAATIRAVPWVAKGVREGGTPALARPVLVTAALLLVFVPLLAGADAAFADLLGSITPEEASGQPLVLFPAVGLGTVGAAYLLVAPPKPVEAAGLPRRLARRDWVLPVGALVLLFATFVAVQVNTLFAGDEHVITTADLTYADYARSGFWQLLAVTVLTLGVIAFVASRAHLDSVTDRRWLRGLLGALSALTLVIVASALTRMWLYQQAYGFTVPRVLVAACELWLGVVYLMVLAAGARLRGGWLARAVVGTGFASLVALAALNPDRFTAERNVERWHATQKVDVWYLATLSDDAVPALASLPADLRGCALEFRRVGPDDWRSYNLARQRARDALAGLKRADCAR, translated from the coding sequence ATGACACCCAACCGCGTACTGCTCACCGGCGCCGTCGCCGGGACCGGGGCAGCCGTGCTCCTGCCCCTCGACGAACCCGGCCTGGGCTGGGCCCTCACCGCCGTCCTCGTCTTCGCCCTGCTGCGCAAGGTGAAACCGGGTTGGGCGGCCCTCTCCGCCGCCCTCTTCGGCGTCGGCGCGTTCGTCGCCGCCGACTGGCTCTTCACCCTCTGCGCGATCGCCGGGTGCGCCGCCGGGTCGCTCGCGGTCGTCGGGGGGCGGACCGCGCGCGGCCTGGCGCTCGGCGCGGTGGCCGTGCCCGCCGCGACGATCCGCGCGGTCCCGTGGGTGGCCAAGGGCGTCCGCGAGGGCGGCACGCCCGCGCTGGCCCGGCCCGTCCTGGTGACCGCCGCCCTGCTGCTGGTGTTCGTCCCACTGCTCGCCGGGGCCGACGCCGCGTTCGCCGACCTCCTCGGCTCGATCACCCCGGAAGAGGCGTCCGGCCAACCGCTGGTGCTGTTCCCGGCCGTCGGTCTCGGCACGGTCGGCGCGGCCTACCTGCTGGTCGCCCCGCCGAAGCCGGTGGAGGCCGCCGGTCTGCCCCGCCGCCTCGCCCGGCGGGACTGGGTGCTGCCGGTCGGCGCGCTGGTGCTGCTGTTCGCCACCTTCGTCGCCGTCCAGGTCAACACCCTCTTCGCGGGTGACGAGCACGTGATCACCACCGCCGACCTCACCTACGCCGACTACGCCCGCAGCGGCTTCTGGCAGCTGCTCGCCGTCACCGTCCTCACCCTGGGCGTCATCGCGTTCGTCGCGAGCCGGGCGCACCTGGACTCGGTGACCGACCGCCGTTGGCTGCGCGGCCTGCTGGGCGCGCTCAGCGCGCTCACGCTGGTGATCGTCGCCTCGGCCCTGACCCGGATGTGGCTCTACCAGCAGGCGTACGGCTTCACCGTGCCGCGCGTGCTCGTCGCCGCCTGCGAGCTGTGGCTCGGCGTCGTCTACCTGATGGTGCTGGCGGCGGGCGCGCGGCTGCGGGGCGGTTGGCTGGCGCGCGCCGTCGTCGGCACGGGGTTCGCCTCGCTGGTCGCCCTCGCCGCGCTCAACCCGGACCGGTTCACCGCCGAGCGCAACGTCGAGCGCTGGCACGCCACGCAGAAGGTCGACGTGTGGTACCTGGCGACGCTCTCCGACGACGCCGTGCCCGCCCTCGCCTCGCTCCCGGCCGACCTGCGCGGCTGCGCGCTGGAGTTCCGCCGGGTCGGCCCGGACGACTGGCGCTCCTACAACCTGGCCCGGCAGCGGGCCAGGGACGCCCTCGCCGGGCTCAAGCGGGCCGACTGTGCGCGGTGA
- a CDS encoding response regulator, with the protein MTRRVLVVEDDLTIADSVAARLRAEGFEVELAHDGPTAVNRARDVRPDLVVLDVMLPGFDGLEVCRRIQAERPVPVLMLTARGDETDLLVGLAVGADDYLTKPFSIRELAARVHALLRRVERAASAAANRIAVADLEIDLAERRVARGGEEAHLTPTEFELLVHLAERPRAVQSRERLLNEVWGWADGTGTRTVDSHIKALRRKLGTDLIRTVHGIGYALEVPR; encoded by the coding sequence ATGACACGCCGCGTTCTGGTGGTCGAGGACGACCTGACCATCGCCGACTCCGTGGCCGCGAGGTTGCGCGCCGAGGGGTTCGAGGTGGAGTTGGCGCACGACGGCCCGACCGCCGTCAACCGGGCGCGCGACGTCCGCCCCGACCTGGTGGTGCTGGACGTGATGCTGCCTGGGTTCGACGGGCTGGAGGTGTGCCGCCGCATCCAGGCCGAGCGGCCGGTCCCGGTGCTCATGCTGACCGCCCGCGGTGACGAGACCGACCTGCTGGTGGGGCTCGCGGTCGGCGCGGACGACTACCTGACCAAGCCGTTCTCGATCCGCGAGCTGGCCGCGCGGGTGCACGCGCTGCTGCGGCGGGTGGAGCGGGCGGCTTCGGCGGCGGCGAACCGGATCGCGGTGGCGGACCTGGAGATCGACCTGGCCGAGCGGCGCGTGGCGCGCGGTGGCGAGGAGGCGCACCTGACGCCGACCGAGTTCGAGCTGCTGGTGCACCTGGCCGAGCGGCCGCGGGCCGTGCAGTCGCGGGAGCGGTTGCTGAACGAGGTGTGGGGGTGGGCCGACGGCACCGGGACGCGGACCGTGGACAGCCACATCAAGGCGTTGCGGCGGAAGCTGGGCACCGACCTGATCCGGACCGTGCACGGCATCGGCTACGCGCTGGAGGTGCCCCGGTGA
- a CDS encoding S8 family serine peptidase, with translation MLGTTGFGFAAGSAVAQEAQTAPAPADKQLDKQDRERIAEAEQAGQANVTLLVAAEEGELDSATNDLRALGGVVESTERDVDYLKVSVPRDRAEKVAELASVDSVDVDGLVVLDDPRPDGATAPLPQPAPGAKTPKKNPYMPTQDTQAAQFTDAHPKWDGRGTTIAVMDSGIDLDHPALATTTTGERKIVDWYNANATNSGDGTWLQVAGRYNGSFTSGGATYKAPATGGPYSFGLFRETAGDLGLANSETGGDINRDGDRTDAFGVLQDITTKEVRVDVDGDGDFTDQAAMIDYKYKKDVGHFGADNPATPVLDTVAFVVQTDKSIYDANGAAWVNIGISAAAHGTHVAGITAANKMFGGKMTGAAPGAKLMGVKVCLSTPSCTNSGLIDGLLYAARNGADVVNISIGGLPALNDGNNARAELYNRTIAEYNVQVFISAGNSGAGANTVGDPSVSTDAVSVGSYITKDTWLSNYGSKTQQRESLHGFSSRGPREDGGFKPNIIAPGSAISTTPQWQAPGPVAGTYELPAGYAMFNGTSMAAPQATGAAALLVSAYKAEHNGERPPVAALRNAIQSGAKWVSTLQAFEQGAGLFDTKRAWSQLNAHPETQAVSTSVTVNTALSGSLATPNTGVGIHDREGVSVGEEYTRTYTLTRTTGPNRNQQFLVKWQGNDGTFKSKSLVSLPLNTPVTFDVKVKPTKAGAHSAVLKLDNPATRGIDVFTLNTVFAAEDFTAAGKYAVTKTGTVARNQSERLFVNVPAGTSALKVDMAAGGAEGKGQVRFLRYDPYGVPFDTTSSTNCYNPDAGAGCAGGSPTSRTVSNPVPGVWEIVVESRRTSDADAAPFSVTASVLGTSVSPNPDTIESAVIGTPISREYVVTNSLAAFNGKLVGGSLASARIDRPTIADAAVQVYDLTVAPGATSLRATIGKTADLSADLDLFVYNCASGSCVLAGQAADGDSEESVTIANPAAGAWRVQVDGYEVPAGTTEYDYIDLFVAPGLGSVAVTDADADRTAGSTWTVPGTVTVSGPAGPGRVLRGELAVQTSEGAVVGRGAVIVRNVA, from the coding sequence GTGCTGGGCACCACTGGGTTCGGCTTCGCCGCCGGGTCGGCAGTCGCGCAAGAGGCGCAGACCGCGCCCGCGCCCGCCGACAAGCAGCTCGACAAGCAGGACCGGGAGCGCATCGCCGAGGCCGAGCAGGCCGGGCAGGCGAACGTCACGCTCCTGGTCGCCGCCGAAGAGGGCGAGCTGGACTCCGCGACCAACGACCTCCGGGCCCTCGGCGGCGTGGTCGAGTCGACGGAGCGTGACGTCGACTACCTCAAGGTGTCGGTGCCGCGCGACCGGGCCGAGAAGGTGGCCGAGCTGGCGTCGGTGGACTCGGTGGACGTGGACGGCCTGGTCGTCCTCGACGACCCGCGTCCCGACGGCGCGACCGCGCCGCTGCCGCAGCCCGCGCCGGGCGCCAAGACGCCCAAGAAGAACCCGTACATGCCGACGCAGGACACGCAGGCGGCGCAGTTCACCGACGCGCACCCCAAGTGGGACGGCCGCGGCACGACGATCGCGGTCATGGACTCCGGCATCGACCTGGACCACCCGGCGCTGGCGACCACCACGACCGGCGAGCGCAAGATCGTCGACTGGTACAACGCCAACGCCACCAACTCCGGTGACGGCACGTGGTTGCAGGTGGCCGGCCGCTACAACGGCTCGTTCACCAGCGGCGGCGCGACCTACAAGGCGCCGGCTACCGGCGGCCCGTACAGCTTCGGCCTGTTCCGCGAGACCGCGGGCGACCTGGGCCTGGCCAACAGCGAGACCGGCGGCGACATCAACCGCGACGGCGACCGCACGGACGCGTTCGGCGTCCTCCAGGACATCACCACCAAGGAAGTCCGGGTCGACGTCGACGGTGACGGTGACTTCACCGACCAGGCCGCGATGATCGACTACAAGTACAAGAAGGACGTCGGCCACTTCGGCGCCGACAACCCGGCCACCCCGGTGCTGGACACCGTGGCGTTCGTGGTGCAGACCGACAAGTCGATCTACGACGCCAACGGCGCCGCGTGGGTCAACATCGGCATCTCGGCCGCGGCGCACGGCACGCACGTCGCGGGCATCACCGCCGCCAACAAGATGTTCGGCGGCAAGATGACCGGCGCGGCCCCCGGCGCGAAGCTGATGGGCGTCAAGGTCTGCCTGTCGACCCCGTCGTGCACCAACAGCGGCCTGATCGACGGCCTGCTGTACGCGGCGCGCAACGGCGCGGACGTCGTCAACATCTCCATCGGCGGCCTGCCCGCCCTCAACGACGGCAACAACGCGCGTGCGGAGCTCTACAACCGCACCATCGCCGAGTACAACGTCCAGGTGTTCATCTCCGCGGGCAACAGCGGCGCGGGCGCGAACACCGTCGGCGACCCGTCGGTGTCCACGGACGCGGTGAGCGTCGGCTCCTACATCACCAAGGACACCTGGCTGTCCAACTACGGCTCGAAGACGCAGCAGCGCGAGAGCCTGCACGGCTTCTCGTCGCGCGGCCCGCGCGAGGACGGCGGCTTCAAGCCGAACATCATCGCGCCCGGCTCGGCGATCTCCACCACGCCGCAGTGGCAGGCGCCCGGCCCGGTGGCCGGCACCTACGAGCTGCCCGCGGGCTACGCGATGTTCAACGGCACGTCGATGGCCGCGCCGCAGGCGACCGGCGCGGCCGCGCTGCTCGTCAGCGCCTACAAGGCCGAGCACAACGGCGAGCGCCCGCCCGTCGCGGCGCTGCGCAACGCGATCCAGTCCGGCGCCAAGTGGGTCTCCACCCTCCAGGCGTTCGAGCAGGGCGCGGGCCTGTTCGACACCAAGCGCGCGTGGTCGCAGCTCAACGCGCACCCGGAGACGCAGGCGGTCAGCACGTCGGTGACGGTGAACACCGCGCTGTCGGGCTCGCTGGCCACCCCGAACACCGGTGTCGGCATCCACGACCGCGAGGGCGTGAGCGTGGGCGAGGAGTACACCCGCACGTACACCCTCACCCGCACCACGGGCCCGAACCGCAACCAGCAGTTCCTGGTGAAGTGGCAGGGCAACGACGGCACGTTCAAGTCGAAGTCCCTGGTCAGCCTGCCGCTGAACACGCCGGTCACGTTCGACGTCAAGGTCAAGCCGACCAAGGCGGGCGCGCACTCGGCCGTGCTCAAGCTGGACAACCCGGCCACCCGCGGCATCGACGTGTTCACGCTGAACACGGTGTTCGCGGCGGAGGACTTCACCGCGGCGGGCAAGTACGCGGTGACGAAGACCGGCACGGTCGCGCGCAACCAGTCGGAGCGGCTGTTCGTGAACGTGCCCGCGGGCACGAGCGCGCTGAAGGTCGACATGGCGGCGGGCGGCGCGGAGGGCAAGGGCCAGGTCCGGTTCCTGCGCTACGACCCGTACGGCGTGCCGTTCGACACCACGTCCTCGACCAACTGCTACAACCCCGACGCGGGCGCCGGCTGTGCCGGTGGGTCGCCGACCAGCCGCACGGTGAGCAACCCGGTGCCGGGCGTGTGGGAGATCGTGGTCGAGTCCCGGCGCACCTCGGACGCCGACGCCGCGCCGTTCTCGGTGACCGCGTCGGTGCTGGGCACGTCGGTCAGCCCGAACCCGGACACCATCGAGTCTGCCGTCATCGGCACGCCGATCAGCCGCGAGTACGTGGTGACGAACTCGCTGGCCGCGTTCAACGGCAAGCTCGTCGGCGGTTCGCTGGCCAGCGCGCGGATCGACCGCCCGACCATCGCCGACGCCGCGGTCCAGGTGTACGACCTGACCGTGGCCCCCGGCGCGACGTCGCTGCGGGCGACCATCGGCAAGACGGCGGACCTGTCGGCCGACCTCGACCTGTTCGTCTACAACTGCGCGTCCGGCTCCTGCGTGCTGGCCGGTCAGGCGGCGGACGGCGACTCCGAGGAGTCGGTGACCATCGCCAACCCGGCCGCCGGCGCGTGGCGGGTGCAGGTCGACGGCTACGAGGTGCCCGCGGGCACCACGGAGTACGACTACATCGACCTGTTCGTCGCCCCGGGCCTCGGCTCGGTCGCGGTGACCGACGCCGACGCCGACCGCACCGCCGGGTCGACGTGGACGGTCCCCGGCACGGTGACCGTGTCCGGTCCGGCCGGCCCCGGCCGGGTGCTGCGCGGCGAGCTCGCCGTGCAGACCTCCGAGGGCGCGGTCGTCGGTCGCGGCGCGGTGATCGTGCGGAACGTGGCCTGA